The window CATATGGATACTCATCAATCTTTTAGGGATAAAGCCATCAGGCTGCAATCATTGGCGCAAGAAATAGGTTTAAGCAGTCATAAACTCTCTATCGTACTCAATAATTACATTAACAAGAGTTTTATCGATTACATCAATCAATATCGAATCAACTGGATTAAAGAAAGCCTGCGTAACCCCGAAATAGTTCAAAATTTTACTTTAGAGGCATTGGCCTATAGTGCAGGTTTTTCATCGCGCAGCGCGTTTTACAATGCTTTTAAGAAGCTGGTTGGCGTGAGCCCTGTCGAATATGCCAAAAATGGCTGTCCATAAAAACGTTAACTTAACGTTTCTGTTACGAAAATACACTTTTAAGCAACTTTTTAAGATATACTTGTGTTGATTTATAATACAGGACAAACTTGTTTTGTTAAACATGTAGAAAAGGTACTGTTTTGGGTATTTTTGTAGTATAAACAAGATAGACTATATGGTATCTAGTGTTTTTTTTGACTCAAAATTTGATTGAAACTATGGTAAGAGCAATGCGTGCAGCAGATTGGGATGTAGTGAGTACAATTTATCAGGAAGGAATCAAAACAGGTATAGCAAGTTTTAGAACTCCGGAAATGTCGTGGAAAGACTGGGACTCATCACATAGTAAAGTGTGTAGGTTTGTGGCCTGCAAAGAAAAAGAAATTATAGGTTGGATTGCTTTATTGCCTGTATCAGTTAAATACGATCGGGTAGGTGTAGCTGAAATTGAAGTTTATGTAAAACAGGGACACAAAGACAAAGGGATTGGTTTTTTGTTGCTCGATACCTTAATTAAAGAGAGCGAGAAGGTGGGCGTTTGGATGTTGCAGGCTGGAATTTTTCTGCAAAACGCAGCAGTATTAAAAATTCACGAAAAGGCGGGCTTCAGGGTTGTGGGCTATCGCGAAAAGATTGGTAAAGTAAACGGAATATGGCAGGATAACTTGCTCATGGAACGAAGAAATATGTTAATTGCCTAGAAAGAAAAAATCCCTTTGAATTAGAAATAACTCAAAGGGATTTTTTACTTATGAATCTTGTCGTATGGATATTTATCTATCCAGGCAAAACCTATTTTAAGCTACAACACTTAATTTTTCGATTTCTTTTACAATTAACTGTTCAAGTTGCGAAGAAGCTTTAAGTAATGGTAATCTAACTGTATCTCCGCACACACCAATATGTTTTAATGCTGCCTTAATACCTGCAGGGTTTCCTTCAGCGAAAGCCAAACGGGTAAACTCGATCAGGTTTAAGTGGGCTGGGGTAGCACCTTTAAAATCGCCTACCAAACATTGTTTCACCATATCAGAAAGCTGTTTGGGCAAAGCATTTCCAATTACAGAGATAATACCGGAAGCACCCAACGCAATCATTGGTAAAGTAATCGGATCATCACCAGAGATCAAAAGAAAGTCTGCTGGTTTATCTCTCATAATCTGGTTAAACTGATCAAAACTGCCTGAAGCTTCTTTAGTGGCAATGATATTTTTAAAATCGTGCGCCAGTCTGCAGGTGGTTTCCGGACTCATGTTGCTCATGGTACGCCCCGGAACGTTATACAAAATCAAATCTAAAGGAGATACTTCAGCCAGATATTTGTAGTGCTGATAAATACCTTCTTGCGTAGGTTTGTTGTAATATGGACTAACCGATAAAATGGCACTATAACCGGCTGTATCGAAAGCTTTCATATCTTCAGCTACAGCCAAAGTGTTGTTACCGCCAATTCCGGCAACTAATGGTAATCTGTTATCGTTAATTTCAGCAGTATAGGCCCACACCTTCTTCTTCTCGTCCTTGGTCATAGTGGCGGTTTCGCCGGTTGTACCTAAAGAAACGAGGTAATCTATCCCTCCGTCTACCAAATGATTAATCAGGTTTTTTAAACCATTATAATCAACTGATCCATCTGTGTTGAAAGGTGTAACCAACGCTACACCAGTACCCTGAAATTTGTTCATTTTTAATTAATAATTATTGAATTTTGAGTGAGGAACTGAATGAATGCTTATAATCAATCATTCATAATTTCAATCACTCCCTCATTTATTTTATCATTTCTAATAGTTCTGCATCGCTGATGATAGGTACATTGAGCTTATTTGCCTTTTCCAGCTTTGAAGGCCCCATGTTGTCGCCAGCTACCAGATAATTTAATTTGCCCGAAATACCGCTTAAAATCTTGCCTCCATTGGCTTCAATCATATCTTTTAGCTCATCGCGGCTATAGTTTTCAAAAACGCCCGAAATTACGAATGTTTTTCCAATAAGTCGGTCACTATCAAGTGTAATTACTTTTTCTTCAATTTCAAACTGCAATCCGGCTAATTTTAATAATTCTACCTGCTGTAAATGCTCCGATTTTCCAAAATACTCAACAATGCTCTCTGCAATGCGCTGCCCGATTTCGTCAATGGCAATTAATTCTTCTACAGTAGCCTTCGATAGGTTATCGATATTTTTAACGCCGGCGGCTAATTTTTTCGCTACCGTTTCGCCTACATACCGGATCCCTAGACCAAACAGGACTTTCTCGAAAGGCATTTCTTTCGATTTTTCGATACCGGCAATCATGTTGTCAATAGAGCGTTCGCCAAAACGATCAAGGGTTTTTAACTGTTCTGATTTTTGGTGAAGCGTATATAAATCACTAATGTGGTTTATCAGGCCATTTTTGTAAAAGGTTTCAATCGTTTCATCACCAAGGCCATCTATGTTCATCGCTTTGCGCGAGATGAAATGTTGTATTTTTCCTACAATTTGTGGCGGACAACCTTCATCGTTAGGGCAATAATGAACCGCTTCACCTTCTTTTCTGATCAGTTCGGTACCACACTCAGGGCAATTGTGTAAATAATTAACTTTAGTAGAATCCGCTAAGCGTTTATCCAGATTAACCTTAATAATTTTAGGAATAATCTCACCGCCTTTTTCTACAAATACAGTATCACCAAGATGTAGGTCTAAACGTTCAATCTCGTTGGCATTGTGCAGGGTGGCGCGTTTAACAGTTGTCCCTGCCAGTAAAACAGGTTTTAAATTCGCTACCGGAGTTACTGCACCCGTTCTCCCCACCTGGTAGGTTACTTTTTCTAAAATGGTTTCAACCTCGGCTGCTTTGTATTTGTACGAAATGGCCCAGCGCGGTGATTTGGCGGTAAAGCCAAGTTCCTGTTGCTGGGCAAAACTGTTCACCTTAATTACAATCCCATCAATGTCGTAGCTGAGTTTAAAACGTTCTTCTTCCCAATGGTGAATAAAATCAAGCACTGCATCGATGTTAGCAACCAATCTGTTGTGCTCGCAAACATGGAAACCCCATTCTTTTACTGCATTCAGGCTATCCCAATGGTTTTTGAATTCATTTTTATCGGTGTATAGGAAGTAAATAAAGCCATCCAGAGGGCGTTTGGCTACTTCTTTACTGTCTTGCATTTTGATTGTACCTGATGCAAAATTTCGAGGGTTAGCATAAGGGATTTCTCCCAATTCTTCGCGGGTAGCGTTTAAGCGTAAAAAAGCTGCTTTGTGCATAAAAATTTCACCACGAATTTCGAAATGCTCGGGTGCTACAGCCTGTTTAAGCTGATGTGGAATGGTGTGGATGGTTTTGACGTTAGCCGTTACCTCATCTCCTTTGGTACCATCACCACGGGTTACCGCTCTAACTAGTTTACCATTTTCGTAAGTCAGGCTGATGGATAAGCCATCAAATTTTAGTTCGCAAACATACTCGAAATTATCGCCAATGGCTTTACGGATGCGTTCGTCAAAGTCGCGCAAATCCTGCTCGTTATAGGTATTTCCCAGCGAGAGCATGGGGTATTTATGGTTAACGGTAATGAAATTTTTGGTCACATCGCCGCCAACACGCTGTGTAGGAGAGTTGGGGTCAGCAAACCCGGGGTTTGCATGTTCCAGATCCTGAAGATGTTTTAGTTTTTTATCGAACTCGTAATCGCCAATGGTAGGCATGGCCAGTACGTAGTAATTATAATTGTGCTGGTTGAGCTCGGCAACCAGGGCATCCATTTCTTCTTGTATCGCTGTTAAGGGCATTTACAAATATAAAAAAAGGATGAAAGGGTTTTGTAATTTGCAAACAAAAAGCTTTGGTGTACAAAGAGAATATTGCTGATTATAGATCCAATTTAGATGCGAGAGGGGAGGAGTATTATTTTAGCCTTTGAGCTTCTCCTCAATCTCCTCAAAAATTACCATAAAATCCTTTTGTAATACTTCTTTAAAAAACACCAGTTCAAAAGTAAGCTGCTGCAACTGCTTTTCACTCAGGGTTTCGGGCCAAAGGCGCATGCAGATCCGGTTTAAGGCATAACTGATGTTATCTATTTTTTGGTAGCTAAGCAAGTATTTGCTACTGATAAAGCTGTCGAGAAATTTGAAAAATACGCTTTGATCCTTTAAACCACAATGTTCCAGAAAATCAGTCAGTGATTCTTTTTTAATGGCATTCAGGTGGTCGTAAAATTGGTTCACCTGGATCAGGTTACATTCAATCAATAAATGATCAAGTAGCAATTCAAGTCCAATATGTGCCAAAAAGGAGGGGCGTATCGGGGTGTTTTCAACAATGGGTTTAATCAGCTGCTTTAGGATAGCTGTTTTTTCAAAGAAGAAAGCAGAAGAGTGGAAATGCAAATCGACAGCTAAATGTCTTTTCCAGCCGGTTAAGAGGTTTTCTTCGTCAGGGTTGCCCTTAAATAGAAATTCATTTTTCTGAGGATACAGATTGGCATCCTTCAATGCATTTTTAATTAAATCGGGTAAAACAGTTCCCATTACCACATTGGCATCCTGATTTGACCTGTCGAAATAGTAATGGGATAAAAAGTTCATATTGCAAGGTAATATTTTCTAACTTGTTGTAAAACCCGAATTAGAAATATTGACCCTAAATCTATATTGTTTTGGAGTCTAATTATGCATAGCTTTAAGTGTTCTTAAACTGATGCATCATGCCTAATGCTAAAACTTACAGGATCTTATCGCTCGATGGCGGTGGTTCCTGGGCACTTATCCAGGTGAAATGTTTGCGTAAGCTGTTCGCCGAAACTTTTAACAATCCCGACCCAACAGGACATGAAGTATTGGCAGAATTCGATCTGGTATCGGCCAATAGCGGAGGCAGTTTGGTAGCGGCAGCAATGGCAGAGAACCTTCGGCTTTCAGAAATAGAAAAAATATTTGATGATGCAAAGCTGAGAAACAGGGTGTTTTCGAAACTTAGCTTTTTTGAGAGGAGTTTACTAACCAGTGTAGCAAGAATATTTAAAATTGGTGCTAAATACGCTACTAAACGAAAACACATTGCTTTAAAAGAGATTTTACCCGGCATTGCGCAAATCGACATGATGGATATTCCGGCGCATATTGCAGTAAATGGAGCAATTAAAACCCAGTTTTTGATTATTGGTTACGATTATTACCGCAACAGGGCTGAGCTCTTTAGATCCGATTGCGATAGTATGGCCTCTACAGCTGTTATTGAACGAAGGCTTAAAAATCTGCCTCAGCAGGCAGAAAGCCCTGCAGACTGCATCGTCAGTTTAGTTGATGCCATACACGCTTCGAGTACTGCACCCGTTAACTATTTTAACGAACCAGCTACATTTCCGGTTAATAATAAACCTAAGTATTACTGGGATGGCGGTGTTACGGGCAATAATAATCCGGTTTTAGTGGCGGTTACTGAAGCGATTTGTAACAAGACGCAATATCAGATTGAGAACGTTCAGGTGCTTTCTATCGGTACCGGAACAGTATCACAACTGCAATATGATGAAGAGATCCCTGTAAAGTATGACGAGCTTAAGGCCAAACATGAATCGCCGGGTCTGATTAAAGATGTTCAGAAAATGGGCACAAGTATTTTAAACGATCCGCCCGATACGGCTGCTTTTGTCGCTTACATGATCCTGAACCCATCAATGCCAGCGCAACCGGTCGATTTTATCCGCATGAATCCTGCTTTAAGGCCAGTATTGATTGATGATTCGACGGGTAAACATTGGGATTTACCGGCAGGAATTGATAAAGATGAGTACGCAAAGCTGAATGCGATGGATATGGATGCGGTTGCAGATGATGAAGTTGCCCTGATTAAAAAGCTATGCAACAACTGGTTGAATGGTGAAGGTGTTCCGAACCAATCTATTCGCAGTAATTCCAGTCTCAATTGTCTCATTGGTCATCCGGATTTTGAAGCAGCAAAGACCGATTTTAAGAACTGGTTTACAAAACCAACTAATTTGCTTTAAACTAAGCTAAAATTTTATCTTTGCACGCACAATTATTAAAGTGTTTGTACAATGACGAATTTTGTTGAAGAGTTAAGGTGGCGTGGCATGCTACATGATATTATGCCGAATACTGAAGAAAAGTTAAACGAAGGTATGACTTCTGGTTATATTGGTTTTGACCCTACTGCAGATTCATTGCATGTTGGTCACTTAACGCAAATCATGACCCTTATTCATTTTCAAAACGCTGGCCATAAGCCATTTGCTTTGGTTGGTGGTGCTACGGGTATGGTGGGCGATCCATCTGGAAAATCTGACGAGCGTAATCTTCAAACGCCTGAAATGATTGAGCATAACCTAAAAGGAATGAAAAAGCAGCTGGCTAAATTCCTGAAATTTGAAGAAGGTGGAAATGGCGCTGTAATGGTTAACAATGCCGATTGGTTTAAGGACATGAACCTTTTTACCTTTATCAGGGACGTTGGTAAACACATTACTGTAAACTACATGATGGCCAAAGATAGCGTTAAACGCCGTTTGGAAGGCGATTCTGGTTTATCTTTTACCGAATTCTGCTACCAGTTAATTCAAGGCTATGATTTTTACCATTTATGGAAAAACGAAAACTGTCTGGTACAAATGGGGGGATCCGATCAGTGGGGAAATATTGTTACCGGTACGGAATTAATCAGAAGAAAAGATGCCGGAACTGCTTATGCCATTACCACACAGTTGATTAAAAAGGCTGATGGTACGAAATTCGGTAAAACCGAGAGTGGTGCAGTTTGGTTAGACCCAGAGAAAACTTCTCCTTATAAATTTTACCAGTTTTGGTTAAACGCATCAGATGATGATGTGAAAAAATGGATCCGCATTTTTACGCTTAAAAACCAGACCGAAATTGAAGCTTTGGAAAAAGAACACGACGCAGCTCCGCATTTGCGTATTCTTCAAAAAGCTTTGGCAGAAGATATTACCGTTAAAACCCACTCGGTTGAGGCTTTGGAAACAGCCATTAAAACATCTGAGTTTTTATTTGGTAATGGATCTTTAGAATTTCTAAAAAGCCTTTCAGAAAAACAGGTTTTAGAAATGTTTGAGGGAATACCGCAGTTTAACATTTCGAAATCAGAGTTAAGTAATGGTATTGATGCCGCGACTTTGCTTGCAGAAAAGGCTGCAGTTTTCCCATCTAAAGGTGAAACCAAAAAGCTGATTCAGGGTGGTGGTGTTTCTGTTAACAAAGAAAAAGTAGCGGACGTGATGCAGGTTTTCAATGCAGAACACCTGATTAACGATAAATTTATTGTAGTTCAGAAAGGAAAGAAAAACTATTTCCTTTTGATTGCAGAATAAGACTAAAGGAAAACTACTGCTGCATCGTTGTCGTTTGTAACGGGGATGGGAGAGAAGAGCGATTTTATCACTCAAGATATTTTTCAAGCATTCTAAAAAGAAAGCCGCTTTACAAAAGCGGCTTTCTTTTTATGACCTTATCTGGTTACATAAAACTTATTAAAGCATTTATAACATTTGTATCGTTTAATGGATACCCAAGGCATTAATGTTTTAAAGAGAAAACCTCGCGGCACTCTGTAAGTCTCGAAATTTTTGCATTTCGGACATGGCGGACAGCCTGTAACAACAGTTAGGTCCTTGGGTGATGTCATGATAAGTATAGTTTGTTTGGGATGATCAAACTTACGCAATATCTTGATGAGAATGGTATCAATGAACGACCATTTTGTTCATTTAATCGACTAATTATTTGCTAATTTCTATTCTTTTAGGTCTTCAGGTTATAAATAGGCTGGATTTTTAATTGAAAAAATGTTTTAACTCGCCAATTACTAATTTGGAATTACCCGTTCAAATGGATTTTCGAACCAGGCTCCCATTTTATAATCTGCGATCTCTGCAGGTGTAAGCAAGCAGGTAGCAAGCGATTCTTTCAACGCATTACTATCCATTTCCTGACCAATAAAAACCAACTCATTTTTGCGATCGCCAAAGTCGCTGTCCCATTCTGCATGTAATTCTGCTTGGTTCTCCATGTAATCAGCATATTGCATCCTCTCATTTTTGCTCATGCTGGCCCACCAAACCCCAGCTAAATCAATGCGTAAGGAGCCGCCAGCCTGCGAAAAATTAATGGCCTGCTCTGGCATTGCGGCAAGGTAAAATATACCTTTTGATCTGATAATATGTTGTGGAAATTCGTGGTTTATATAATCCCACAACCTTTGCGGGTGAAAAGGTTTTTTTGAGCGGAAAACTGTTGAACTGATCCCATATTGCTCGGTTTCTGGCTGATGAATTTCTTCAAGTTCTTTTTTCCAGCCTGCACCCTCAGCAGCCAATTCAAAGTCGAATAAACCGGTATTTAAAATTAAAGCCGGATCAAGACTGCCAAAAAGAGTTTCGTAAATTTTAGCACCAGGGTTTAATTTGGCAATTAAAGCTTTTAAAACCTTTATATCATTTTCACTAATCAAATCTACTTTGTTCAGTAAAATTACATTGGCGAATTCAATCTGATCGGTAAGCAAATTTACTATGGTACGTTTATCTGCGGCATCATCAGTCATGTTACGGTCGGCGAGTTTCTCGGCAGAACCGAAATCTTTGTAGAAGTTGTACGCGTCTACAACAGTAACCATGGTATCTAAGCGGCTAAACCGGCTTAAATCAATACCCGAAGCTTCATCTATAAAAGAAAAAGTCTGCGCAACGGGAATGGGTTCTGAAATCCCCGTGCTTTCGATCAATAGGTAATCGAAGCGGTTTTCTTTAGCCAGTTTTTCTACCTCTACCATCAGGTCTTCGCGCAGAGTGCAGCAAATACAGCCATTGCTCATTTCTACCAGTCTCTCTTCAGTTTTAGATAAGGTATGCTGGTTTTTAACCAAGGCAGCATCAATGTTCACTTCGCTCATATCATTTACAATTACGGCCACCTTTAAATCCTGCTTGTTTTGAAGTATGGCATTGAGCAAGGTGGTTTTTCCGCTGCCTAAAAAACCGCTTAGTACGGTTACTGGTAATTTCTTTATCATGTTAATGCAATTATGTTGCAAATATAGTGTTGAATATTTCAAATGCAACTTTATTGCTTTTATATTTGTCGGGTAAATTTAAAATGAATGAAACAGCGGAGCTATAAAATTAACCTCGACAGATTGGGCATAACCGCCTCTACACTTTGTGCCATACATTGCGCAGCACTGCCCTTTGTAATTACTGTTTTACCCATGTGGGGGATGGGCTTTTTGGCCAATAAATCAGTTGAAATTACCATGATTGCCGTTTCGTTAATATTGGGCGTGTGGAGTTTGAGCTCGGGCTACCACAAGCAACACCAGCGTATTGCGCCCATATTGGTACTTATTCTGGGTTTTATCTGTATTGCTATTGGACATTTTTCGGGGGTGGAAGCACTGGAACCTGTGTTGATCCCATTGGGTGGCTTTACTATTGCAGCAGCACATTACTTTAACCTTCGGTTACTCAAAACCTGTCCCATAAATCATAACCATTAATTCTTTTCCTTATTATCATATGTTTAAGCACCCTAAAATCCTCTTCATTCCGGCACTGTTATTTATTTCAGTGTTAAATCCAGCCTGTAAGCATGGTACTAACGATGCCCAGGCGCTGTACAGGCGTTATGCCATCAAAAATCTGGTGATAAAAAACGTAGAAAAAGCTGTACACCATGATTAACATCAAATCGCTGATCCACGTTTATGAGCAGGGAAGAAGAATTGTTTTTCCTGATTGGGAAATTGCCGATATGGAACAGTGGCTTTTGCTCGGTGCATCAGGAAGCGGAAAAAGTACTTTGCTGAATATCATTTCCGGATTGCTCAAACCCAGTCATGGGCAGGTTGCTATTCAGGGTACTAATTTGTACACCTTACCGGCGCGCAGTATGGATCAGTTCAGGGGAAAAAATATTGGTATTGTTTTTCAAAGGCCGCACCTTATCCAATCGCTAAATGTGCTCGATAATCTCGAACTGGCGGCAGTAATGGCACGTGTACCAATTGATACAGCACATAATTTATCGCTGTTAAATGAACTCGGTATTGCAGATAAGGCGCAAAACTATCCCGACCAGTTAAGCGAGGGCCAATTACAAAGGGTATCGGTGGCACGGGCGCTGGTTAATAAACCCGAGTTGCTGATTGCCGATGAACCTACTTCGAGCCTCGACGACAGGAATGCGGCACAGGTAATTGAAATGCTTACCATGCAGGCTAAAGCTAATGGTGCTGCTCTGATTATTGCCACACACGATCAGCGGGTGCGTAAATACATCACTAAAACCTATTTATTGTAATGAATATCTTTAAAATAAGCAGTCAAAATCTGTACAGAAATAAGCTAACCACGCTTTTAAATATTATTCTGGTTGCCTTTGGT is drawn from Pedobacter sp. HDW13 and contains these coding sequences:
- a CDS encoding GNAT family N-acetyltransferase — its product is MVRAMRAADWDVVSTIYQEGIKTGIASFRTPEMSWKDWDSSHSKVCRFVACKEKEIIGWIALLPVSVKYDRVGVAEIEVYVKQGHKDKGIGFLLLDTLIKESEKVGVWMLQAGIFLQNAAVLKIHEKAGFRVVGYREKIGKVNGIWQDNLLMERRNMLIA
- the dapA gene encoding 4-hydroxy-tetrahydrodipicolinate synthase, translating into MNKFQGTGVALVTPFNTDGSVDYNGLKNLINHLVDGGIDYLVSLGTTGETATMTKDEKKKVWAYTAEINDNRLPLVAGIGGNNTLAVAEDMKAFDTAGYSAILSVSPYYNKPTQEGIYQHYKYLAEVSPLDLILYNVPGRTMSNMSPETTCRLAHDFKNIIATKEASGSFDQFNQIMRDKPADFLLISGDDPITLPMIALGASGIISVIGNALPKQLSDMVKQCLVGDFKGATPAHLNLIEFTRLAFAEGNPAGIKAALKHIGVCGDTVRLPLLKASSQLEQLIVKEIEKLSVVA
- the ligA gene encoding NAD-dependent DNA ligase LigA, whose product is MPLTAIQEEMDALVAELNQHNYNYYVLAMPTIGDYEFDKKLKHLQDLEHANPGFADPNSPTQRVGGDVTKNFITVNHKYPMLSLGNTYNEQDLRDFDERIRKAIGDNFEYVCELKFDGLSISLTYENGKLVRAVTRGDGTKGDEVTANVKTIHTIPHQLKQAVAPEHFEIRGEIFMHKAAFLRLNATREELGEIPYANPRNFASGTIKMQDSKEVAKRPLDGFIYFLYTDKNEFKNHWDSLNAVKEWGFHVCEHNRLVANIDAVLDFIHHWEEERFKLSYDIDGIVIKVNSFAQQQELGFTAKSPRWAISYKYKAAEVETILEKVTYQVGRTGAVTPVANLKPVLLAGTTVKRATLHNANEIERLDLHLGDTVFVEKGGEIIPKIIKVNLDKRLADSTKVNYLHNCPECGTELIRKEGEAVHYCPNDEGCPPQIVGKIQHFISRKAMNIDGLGDETIETFYKNGLINHISDLYTLHQKSEQLKTLDRFGERSIDNMIAGIEKSKEMPFEKVLFGLGIRYVGETVAKKLAAGVKNIDNLSKATVEELIAIDEIGQRIAESIVEYFGKSEHLQQVELLKLAGLQFEIEEKVITLDSDRLIGKTFVISGVFENYSRDELKDMIEANGGKILSGISGKLNYLVAGDNMGPSKLEKANKLNVPIISDAELLEMIK
- a CDS encoding patatin-like phospholipase family protein, translated to MPNAKTYRILSLDGGGSWALIQVKCLRKLFAETFNNPDPTGHEVLAEFDLVSANSGGSLVAAAMAENLRLSEIEKIFDDAKLRNRVFSKLSFFERSLLTSVARIFKIGAKYATKRKHIALKEILPGIAQIDMMDIPAHIAVNGAIKTQFLIIGYDYYRNRAELFRSDCDSMASTAVIERRLKNLPQQAESPADCIVSLVDAIHASSTAPVNYFNEPATFPVNNKPKYYWDGGVTGNNNPVLVAVTEAICNKTQYQIENVQVLSIGTGTVSQLQYDEEIPVKYDELKAKHESPGLIKDVQKMGTSILNDPPDTAAFVAYMILNPSMPAQPVDFIRMNPALRPVLIDDSTGKHWDLPAGIDKDEYAKLNAMDMDAVADDEVALIKKLCNNWLNGEGVPNQSIRSNSSLNCLIGHPDFEAAKTDFKNWFTKPTNLL
- the tyrS gene encoding tyrosine--tRNA ligase, producing MTNFVEELRWRGMLHDIMPNTEEKLNEGMTSGYIGFDPTADSLHVGHLTQIMTLIHFQNAGHKPFALVGGATGMVGDPSGKSDERNLQTPEMIEHNLKGMKKQLAKFLKFEEGGNGAVMVNNADWFKDMNLFTFIRDVGKHITVNYMMAKDSVKRRLEGDSGLSFTEFCYQLIQGYDFYHLWKNENCLVQMGGSDQWGNIVTGTELIRRKDAGTAYAITTQLIKKADGTKFGKTESGAVWLDPEKTSPYKFYQFWLNASDDDVKKWIRIFTLKNQTEIEALEKEHDAAPHLRILQKALAEDITVKTHSVEALETAIKTSEFLFGNGSLEFLKSLSEKQVLEMFEGIPQFNISKSELSNGIDAATLLAEKAAVFPSKGETKKLIQGGGVSVNKEKVADVMQVFNAEHLINDKFIVVQKGKKNYFLLIAE
- a CDS encoding GTP-binding protein, with the translated sequence MIKKLPVTVLSGFLGSGKTTLLNAILQNKQDLKVAVIVNDMSEVNIDAALVKNQHTLSKTEERLVEMSNGCICCTLREDLMVEVEKLAKENRFDYLLIESTGISEPIPVAQTFSFIDEASGIDLSRFSRLDTMVTVVDAYNFYKDFGSAEKLADRNMTDDAADKRTIVNLLTDQIEFANVILLNKVDLISENDIKVLKALIAKLNPGAKIYETLFGSLDPALILNTGLFDFELAAEGAGWKKELEEIHQPETEQYGISSTVFRSKKPFHPQRLWDYINHEFPQHIIRSKGIFYLAAMPEQAINFSQAGGSLRIDLAGVWWASMSKNERMQYADYMENQAELHAEWDSDFGDRKNELVFIGQEMDSNALKESLATCLLTPAEIADYKMGAWFENPFERVIPN
- a CDS encoding MerC domain-containing protein → MKQRSYKINLDRLGITASTLCAIHCAALPFVITVLPMWGMGFLANKSVEITMIAVSLILGVWSLSSGYHKQHQRIAPILVLILGFICIAIGHFSGVEALEPVLIPLGGFTIAAAHYFNLRLLKTCPINHNH
- a CDS encoding ABC transporter ATP-binding protein, which translates into the protein MINIKSLIHVYEQGRRIVFPDWEIADMEQWLLLGASGSGKSTLLNIISGLLKPSHGQVAIQGTNLYTLPARSMDQFRGKNIGIVFQRPHLIQSLNVLDNLELAAVMARVPIDTAHNLSLLNELGIADKAQNYPDQLSEGQLQRVSVARALVNKPELLIADEPTSSLDDRNAAQVIEMLTMQAKANGAALIIATHDQRVRKYITKTYLL